In the genome of Streptococcus mitis, one region contains:
- a CDS encoding cell division protein FtsX, translated as MISRFFRHLFESLKSLKRNGWMTVAAVSSVTITLTLVAIFASVIFNTAKLATDIENNVRVMVYIRKDVADNSETIEKEGQTVTNNDYHKVYNALKGMSTVKSVTFSSKEEQYEKLTETMGDNWKIFEGDANPLYDAYIVDTNTPSDVQKVAEEAKKIEGVSEVQDGGANTQRLFQLASFIRVWGLVIAGLLIFIAVFLISNTIRITIISRSREIQIMRLVGAKNSYIRGPFLLEGAFIGLLGATIPSALVFVVYQMVYQSVNKSLVGQNLSMISPEVFSPLMIVLLFVIGIFIGSIGSGISMRRFLKI; from the coding sequence ATGATTAGTAGATTTTTTCGCCATTTATTTGAATCACTAAAAAGTTTGAAACGAAATGGTTGGATGACAGTGGCTGCTGTCAGCTCAGTCACGATTACGTTAACCTTGGTGGCAATATTTGCTTCTGTTATTTTCAATACAGCGAAACTAGCTACAGATATTGAAAATAATGTCCGAGTGATGGTTTACATTCGTAAGGACGTAGCTGATAATAGTGAGACTATTGAAAAAGAAGGTCAAACTGTTACCAATAATGACTACCACAAGGTATACAATGCCTTGAAGGGGATGTCTACAGTTAAGAGTGTTACTTTTTCAAGTAAAGAAGAACAATATGAAAAGTTGACCGAGACAATGGGGGACAACTGGAAAATCTTTGAAGGTGACGCTAATCCTCTCTATGATGCCTATATCGTTGATACAAATACACCAAGTGATGTTCAAAAAGTAGCTGAAGAAGCTAAGAAAATTGAAGGTGTGTCAGAAGTCCAAGATGGTGGAGCCAACACACAACGTCTGTTCCAACTTGCTTCCTTCATTCGTGTTTGGGGATTAGTCATAGCAGGACTCTTGATTTTCATTGCAGTCTTCTTGATTTCTAATACCATTCGTATTACCATTATTTCTCGCAGTCGCGAAATTCAAATTATGCGCTTGGTTGGTGCTAAGAATAGCTATATCCGAGGACCATTCCTCCTTGAGGGTGCTTTCATCGGATTACTTGGAGCAACAATTCCATCAGCTTTAGTATTCGTTGTTTATCAAATGGTTTACCAATCGGTTAATAAGTCATTAGTAGGTCAAAATCTTTCTATGATTTCACCAGAAGTATTTAGTCCACTGATGATTGTCCTCTTGTTTGTTATTGGAATTTTTATTGGTTCAATTGGATCAGGAATTTCAATGCGCCGATTCTTAAAAATTTAA
- a CDS encoding cell division ATP-binding protein FtsE gives MSIIEMRDVVKKYDNGTTALRGVSVSVQPGEFAYIVGPSGAGKSTFIRSLYREVKIDKGSLSVAGFNLVKIKKKDVPLLRRSVGVVFQDYKLLPKKTVYENIAYAMEVIGENRRNIKKRVMEVLDLVGLKHKVRSFPNELSGGEQQRIAIARAIVNNPKVLIADEPTGNLDPDNSWEIMNLLERINLQGTTILMATHNSQIVNTLRHRVIAIENGRVVRDESKGEYGYDD, from the coding sequence ATGTCAATCATTGAAATGAGAGATGTCGTCAAAAAATACGACAATGGAACGACTGCCCTACGCGGTGTTTCGGTCAGCGTTCAACCGGGGGAATTTGCTTACATCGTAGGTCCTTCAGGAGCAGGAAAATCAACCTTTATTCGTTCTCTATATCGTGAAGTAAAAATCGATAAAGGAAGCCTATCAGTTGCTGGTTTTAATTTGGTTAAGATTAAAAAGAAAGATGTCCCGCTTCTCCGTCGTAGTGTTGGGGTTGTCTTCCAGGATTATAAACTCTTGCCTAAGAAAACTGTTTATGAGAATATTGCATACGCTATGGAAGTAATTGGTGAAAATCGCCGTAATATCAAAAAACGGGTGATGGAAGTTTTGGACTTGGTTGGATTGAAGCATAAGGTTCGTTCTTTTCCAAATGAGCTCTCAGGTGGGGAGCAACAGCGGATTGCGATTGCGCGTGCTATTGTAAACAATCCAAAAGTACTGATAGCCGATGAACCAACAGGAAACTTGGACCCGGATAATTCATGGGAAATTATGAATCTCTTGGAACGGATTAACCTACAAGGAACAACTATTTTGATGGCGACTCATAATAGCCAGATTGTAAATACCTTGCGCCACCGTGTCATTGCCATTGAAAATGGTCGTGTCGTTCGTGACGAATCAAAAGGAGAGTATGGATACGATGATTAG
- a CDS encoding peptide chain release factor 2: MTEPDFWNDNIAAQKTSQELNELKNTYNTFHKMEELQDEVEILLDFLAEDESVQEELVTQLSELDKMMTNYEMTLLLSEPYDHNNAILEIHPGSGGTEAQDWGDMLLRMYTRYGNAKGFKVEVLDYQAGDEAGIKSVTLSFEGPNAYGLLKSEMGVHRLVRISPFDSAKRRHTSFTSVEVMPELDDTIEVEIREDDIKMDTFRSGGAGGQNVNKVSTGVRLTHIPTGTVVQSTVDRTQYGNRDRAMKMLQAKLYQMEQEKKAAEVDSLKGEKKEITWGSQIRSYVFTPYTMVKDHRTSFEVAQVDKVMDGDLDGFIDAYLKWRIS, translated from the coding sequence ATGACAGAACCTGATTTTTGGAACGATAATATCGCGGCCCAAAAAACGTCGCAAGAATTAAATGAATTAAAAAACACCTATAACACTTTCCACAAAATGGAAGAGTTGCAGGATGAAGTCGAAATTTTATTGGACTTCTTAGCAGAAGACGAGTCGGTTCAAGAAGAACTGGTAACGCAGTTGTCAGAACTTGATAAGATGATGACCAACTATGAGATGACTCTACTCTTGTCAGAACCTTATGACCATAATAATGCCATCTTGGAAATCCATCCAGGATCCGGTGGTACAGAGGCTCAAGACTGGGGTGATATGTTACTTCGTATGTACACTCGCTATGGAAATGCTAAAGGCTTTAAAGTGGAAGTATTGGATTACCAAGCAGGAGATGAAGCTGGTATTAAGTCGGTAACTTTATCATTTGAAGGGCCTAATGCCTATGGTCTTCTTAAGTCAGAAATGGGTGTTCATCGCTTGGTACGAATCTCACCATTTGACTCTGCCAAACGTCGCCATACATCTTTTACATCTGTAGAAGTGATGCCAGAATTGGATGATACTATTGAAGTGGAAATCCGTGAAGATGATATCAAGATGGACACCTTCCGTTCAGGTGGTGCTGGTGGACAGAACGTCAATAAAGTTTCAACAGGTGTGCGTTTGACACACATTCCTACGGGAACTGTCGTCCAGTCAACGGTCGATCGTACCCAATATGGAAATAGAGATCGTGCCATGAAGATGTTGCAGGCTAAGCTCTATCAAATGGAGCAAGAAAAGAAAGCTGCGGAGGTTGATTCTCTCAAGGGTGAGAAAAAGGAAATCACATGGGGAAGCCAAATCCGTTCTTATGTTTTCACGCCATATACTATGGTAAAAGATCACCGAACTAGCTTTGAGGTTGCTCAGGTAGATAAGGTTATGGATGGAGACCTAGATGGTTTTATCGATGCCTATCTCAAGTGGCGCATCAGTTAA
- a CDS encoding acetoin utilization protein translates to MAVKDFMTRKVVYISPDTTVSHAADLMREQGLHRLPVIENDQLVGLVTEGTIAQASPSKATSLSIYEMNYLLNKTKVKDVMIRDVVTVSGYASLEDATYLMLKNKIGILPVVDNHQVYGVITDRDVFQAFLEIAGYGEEGIRVRFVTEDEVGVLGKIVSLIVEENLNISHTVNIPRKDGKVIIEVQIDGSVDLTALKQKFEAENIQVEEISRTSAKIL, encoded by the coding sequence ATGGCAGTTAAAGATTTTATGACCCGCAAGGTAGTGTATATTAGTCCAGATACAACAGTATCTCATGCAGCAGATTTGATGAGAGAGCAAGGGTTGCACCGCTTGCCTGTTATCGAAAATGATCAATTGGTTGGTTTGGTAACTGAGGGAACCATTGCTCAAGCTAGTCCATCAAAAGCCACAAGTCTTTCTATCTATGAGATGAACTATCTTCTGAATAAGACCAAAGTAAAAGATGTCATGATTCGTGATGTTGTCACTGTTTCAGGTTATGCTAGTCTAGAAGATGCAACTTATCTGATGCTGAAAAACAAGATTGGTATTCTTCCTGTAGTAGATAACCATCAAGTATACGGAGTTATTACTGACCGTGATGTTTTCCAAGCCTTTCTTGAAATTGCTGGTTATGGTGAAGAAGGAATTCGAGTGCGCTTTGTTACAGAAGATGAAGTTGGTGTTCTCGGAAAGATTGTTTCTTTGATTGTAGAAGAAAATTTGAATATCTCCCATACCGTAAATATTCCACGCAAGGATGGTAAGGTGATTATCGAAGTTCAAATCGATGGATCAGTTGATTTGACAGCCTTAAAGCAAAAATTTGAAGCTGAAAATATTCAAGTAGAAGAGATTAGTCGTACTTCTGCTAAAATTTTGTAA
- a CDS encoding ABC transporter ATP-binding protein, protein MSMLKVENLSVHYGMIQAVRDVSFEVNEGEVVSLIGANGAGKTTILRTLSGLVRPSSGKIEFLGQEIQKMPAQKIVAGGLSQVPEGRHVFPGLTVMENLEMGAFLKKNREENQANLKKVFSRFPRLEERKNQDAATLSGGEQQMLAMGRALMSTPKLLLLDEPSMGLAPIFIQEIFDIIQDIQKQGTTVLLIEQNANKALAISDRGYVLETGKIVLSGTGKELASSEEVRKAYLGG, encoded by the coding sequence ATGTCTATGTTAAAAGTTGAAAATCTTTCTGTGCATTACGGTATGATCCAAGCAGTCCGTGATGTAAGCTTTGAAGTGAATGAAGGAGAGGTTGTTTCTCTTATCGGTGCCAATGGTGCAGGTAAGACAACTATTCTCCGTACCTTGTCTGGTTTGGTTAGACCGAGTTCAGGAAAAATTGAATTTTTAGGTCAAGAAATCCAAAAAATGCCAGCTCAGAAAATCGTGGCAGGTGGACTTTCACAAGTTCCAGAAGGACGCCATGTCTTCCCTGGCTTGACTGTGATGGAAAATCTTGAAATGGGAGCTTTCTTAAAGAAAAATCGTGAAGAAAATCAAGCTAACTTGAAGAAGGTTTTCTCACGCTTTCCTCGTCTTGAAGAACGGAAGAACCAAGATGCAGCCACTCTTTCAGGAGGGGAACAACAAATGCTTGCCATGGGACGCGCCCTTATGTCAACACCTAAACTTCTTCTTTTAGATGAGCCATCAATGGGACTTGCCCCAATCTTTATCCAAGAAATTTTTGATATCATTCAAGATATCCAGAAACAAGGAACGACCGTCCTCTTGATTGAACAAAACGCTAATAAAGCACTCGCAATCTCTGACCGAGGCTATGTACTGGAAACAGGAAAAATCGTCCTATCCGGAACAGGAAAAGAACTCGCCTCATCAGAAGAAGTCAGAAAAGCATATCTAGGTGGCTAA
- a CDS encoding ABC transporter ATP-binding protein encodes MALLEVKQLTKHFGGLTAVGDVTLELNEGELVGLIGPNGAGKTTLFNLLTGVYEPSEGTVTLDGHLLNGKSPYKIASLGLGRTFQNIRLFKDLTVLDNVLIAFGNHHKQHVFASFLRLPAFYKSEKELKAKALELLKIFDLDGDAETLAKNLAYGQQRRLEIVRALATEPKILFLDEPAAGMNPQETAELTELIRRIKDEFKITIMLIEHDMNLVMEVTERIYVLEYGRLIAQGTPDEIKTNKRVIEAYLGGEA; translated from the coding sequence ATGGCATTACTTGAAGTAAAACAGTTAACCAAACATTTTGGCGGTCTAACAGCTGTTGGAGATGTGACTCTTGAATTGAACGAAGGGGAATTGGTTGGACTAATCGGTCCAAACGGAGCTGGGAAAACCACTCTTTTCAACCTCTTGACGGGTGTTTATGAACCGAGTGAGGGAACTGTTACCCTTGATGGTCACCTTTTAAATGGGAAGTCACCTTATAAGATTGCTTCTTTGGGACTTGGACGTACTTTCCAAAATATCCGTCTCTTTAAAGATTTAACCGTTTTGGACAATGTTTTGATTGCCTTTGGAAACCATCATAAACAACATGTTTTTGCTAGTTTCTTACGCCTACCAGCTTTTTACAAGAGTGAAAAAGAATTAAAGGCTAAAGCTTTAGAATTGCTGAAAATCTTTGATTTAGATGGAGATGCAGAAACTCTTGCTAAAAACCTTGCCTACGGACAACAACGTCGTTTGGAAATTGTTCGTGCCCTCGCTACGGAACCTAAAATTCTCTTTTTGGATGAACCAGCCGCAGGTATGAACCCACAGGAAACAGCTGAATTGACTGAGTTAATTCGTCGCATCAAAGATGAATTTAAAATTACGATTATGTTGATTGAACATGATATGAATCTGGTCATGGAAGTAACAGAACGTATCTACGTACTTGAATACGGTCGCTTGATTGCTCAGGGAACTCCGGACGAAATTAAGACCAATAAACGCGTTATCGAAGCTTATCTAGGAGGTGAAGCCTAA
- a CDS encoding branched-chain amino acid ABC transporter permease has product MKENLKVNILWLLLLLAGYGLISVLVSVGVLNLFYVQILQQIGINIILAVGLNLIVGFSGQFSLGHAGFMAIGAYAAAIIGSKSPTYGAFFGAMLVGALISGAVALLVGIPTLRLKGDYLAVATLGVSEIIRIFIINGGSLTNGAAGILGIPNFTTWQMVYFFVVITTIATLNFLRSPIGRSTLSVREDEIAAESVGVNTTKIKIIAFVFGAITASIAGSLQAGFIGSVVPKDYTFINSINVLIIVVFGGLGSITGAIVSAIVLGILNMLLQDVASVRMIIYALALVLVMIFRPGGLLGTWELSLSRFFKKSKKEEQN; this is encoded by the coding sequence ATGAAAGAAAATTTAAAAGTTAATATTCTATGGTTACTCCTTTTGTTAGCTGGCTATGGCTTGATTAGTGTACTGGTTTCAGTCGGAGTACTCAACCTATTCTATGTACAGATTTTACAACAAATTGGAATTAATATTATTCTGGCTGTTGGTCTTAACTTAATCGTTGGTTTTTCTGGACAATTTTCACTTGGGCATGCTGGTTTCATGGCGATTGGTGCCTATGCAGCAGCTATTATTGGTTCTAAATCACCAACCTACGGTGCCTTCTTTGGAGCTATGCTTGTAGGGGCTTTGATTTCAGGAGCAGTTGCCTTGCTTGTCGGAATTCCAACCTTGCGTTTGAAGGGTGACTATCTTGCGGTAGCGACTCTAGGTGTTTCTGAAATTATTCGTATCTTTATCATCAATGGCGGAAGCCTTACAAATGGTGCGGCAGGTATCTTGGGAATTCCTAACTTTACAACTTGGCAAATGGTATACTTCTTTGTTGTGATTACAACCATTGCAACATTGAACTTCTTGCGTAGCCCGATTGGTCGATCAACCCTATCCGTTCGTGAGGATGAAATCGCTGCTGAGTCAGTTGGGGTTAATACGACTAAAATTAAAATTATTGCTTTTGTCTTTGGTGCTATTACTGCAAGTATTGCAGGGTCACTTCAGGCAGGATTTATCGGCTCTGTTGTACCGAAAGATTACACCTTCATCAACTCGATCAACGTTTTGATTATTGTTGTATTTGGTGGACTTGGTTCCATTACGGGTGCGATCGTTTCAGCTATTGTCCTTGGAATTTTGAATATGCTTCTCCAAGATGTTGCTAGCGTACGTATGATTATCTACGCTTTGGCCTTGGTATTGGTAATGATTTTCAGACCAGGTGGACTCCTTGGAACATGGGAATTGAGCCTATCACGTTTCTTTAAAAAATCTAAGAAGGAGGAACAAAACTAA
- a CDS encoding ABC transporter permease: MLQQLVNGLILGSVYALLALGYTMVYGIIKLINFAHGDIYMMGAFIGYFLINSFQMNFFVALIVAMLATAILGVVIEFLAYRPLRHSTRIAVLITAIGVSFLLEYGMVYLVGANTRAFPQAIQTVRYDLGPVSLTNVQLMILAISLILMILLQVIVQKTKMGKAMRAVSVDSDAAQLMGINVNRTISFTFALGSALAGAAGVLIALYYNSLEPLMGVTPGLKSFVAAVLGGIGIIPGAALGGFVIGLLETFATAFGMSDFRDAIVYGILLLILIVRPAGILGKNVKEKV; the protein is encoded by the coding sequence ATGCTCCAACAACTAGTAAATGGTTTGATTCTAGGTAGTGTTTATGCGCTGTTAGCCCTAGGATATACCATGGTTTACGGAATTATCAAGCTCATCAACTTCGCCCACGGTGATATTTATATGATGGGAGCCTTTATCGGTTATTTCTTGATTAATTCTTTCCAAATGAATTTCTTTGTAGCGCTTATTGTAGCTATGCTAGCGACAGCCATTCTTGGTGTCGTGATTGAGTTCCTTGCTTACCGACCTTTGCGCCACTCTACTCGTATTGCTGTTTTGATTACAGCTATTGGGGTTTCTTTCCTACTTGAGTATGGCATGGTCTATCTGGTTGGTGCCAATACCCGTGCCTTCCCTCAAGCGATTCAAACAGTTCGCTATGATTTGGGACCAGTTAGCCTAACAAACGTGCAGTTAATGATTTTGGCCATTTCCTTGATCTTGATGATTTTGTTACAAGTTATTGTTCAAAAGACTAAGATGGGGAAAGCCATGCGTGCAGTATCCGTAGATAGCGATGCAGCGCAATTGATGGGGATTAATGTGAACCGTACTATCAGCTTTACCTTCGCTTTGGGTTCAGCTCTTGCGGGTGCGGCTGGTGTTCTGATTGCCCTCTATTATAACTCTCTTGAGCCTTTGATGGGGGTTACTCCAGGTCTTAAGTCTTTCGTTGCCGCAGTACTTGGTGGTATCGGAATTATTCCTGGTGCGGCTCTCGGTGGCTTTGTAATTGGTCTATTGGAAACCTTTGCGACAGCTTTTGGAATGTCAGATTTCCGTGATGCCATTGTTTATGGAATCTTGTTGTTGATCTTGATTGTCCGCCCAGCTGGTATCCTTGGTAAAAATGTGAAAGAGAAGGTGTAA
- a CDS encoding branched-chain amino acid ABC transporter substrate-binding protein, with protein MKKKFALSFVALASVALLAACGEVKSGASNAAGNSVDEKTIKIGFNFEETGAVAAYGTSEQKGAQLAVDEINAAGGIDGKQIEVVDKDNKSETAEAASVTTNLVTQSKVSAIVGPATSGATAAAVANATKAGVPLISPSATQDGLTKGQDYLFIGTFQDSFQGKIISNYVSDKLQAKKVVLYTDNASDYAKGIAKAFREAYKGEIVADETFVAGDTDFQAALTKMKGKDFDAIVVPGYYTEAGKIVNQARGMGIDKPIVGGDGFNGEEFVQQATAEKASNIYFISGFSTTVEVSAKTKAFLDAYRAKYNEEPSTFAALAYDSVHLVANAAKGAKNSGEIKDNLAKTKDFEGVTGQTSFDADHNTVKTAYMMTMNNGKVVAAEVVKP; from the coding sequence ATGAAGAAAAAATTTGCCCTATCGTTTGTGGCACTTGCAAGTGTAGCACTTCTTGCAGCCTGTGGAGAAGTGAAGTCTGGAGCATCAAACGCTGCTGGTAACTCAGTAGATGAAAAGACAATCAAAATCGGATTTAACTTTGAAGAAACTGGTGCTGTAGCAGCCTATGGGACATCTGAACAAAAAGGTGCCCAACTTGCTGTTGATGAAATCAATGCAGCAGGTGGTATCGACGGAAAACAAATCGAAGTAGTTGATAAAGATAACAAGTCAGAAACAGCAGAGGCGGCTTCAGTAACAACTAACCTTGTAACCCAATCTAAAGTATCAGCAATCGTAGGACCTGCGACATCTGGTGCAACTGCAGCTGCGGTAGCGAACGCTACAAAAGCAGGTGTTCCATTGATTTCGCCAAGTGCGACTCAAGATGGATTGACTAAAGGTCAAGATTACCTCTTTATCGGAACTTTCCAAGATAGCTTCCAAGGAAAAATTATCTCAAACTATGTTTCTGATAAATTGCAAGCTAAGAAAGTTGTTCTTTACACTGACAATGCTAGTGACTATGCCAAAGGTATTGCCAAAGCCTTCCGTGAAGCTTATAAAGGTGAAATCGTTGCAGATGAAACTTTCGTAGCAGGTGACACAGACTTCCAAGCAGCTCTTACAAAAATGAAAGGGAAAGATTTTGATGCTATCGTTGTTCCTGGTTACTACACTGAAGCTGGTAAAATTGTAAACCAAGCGCGTGGTATGGGAATTGACAAACCAATCGTTGGTGGTGATGGATTTAACGGTGAAGAGTTTGTACAACAAGCAACTGCTGAAAAAGCATCAAATATCTACTTTATCTCAGGTTTCTCAACTACCGTAGAAGTTTCAGCTAAAACCAAAGCCTTCCTTGACGCTTACCGTGCTAAGTACAATGAAGAACCTTCAACATTTGCAGCCTTGGCTTATGACTCAGTTCACCTTGTAGCAAACGCAGCAAAAGGTGCTAAAAATTCTGGTGAAATCAAGGATAACCTTGCTAAAACAAAAGATTTTGAAGGTGTAACTGGTCAAACAAGCTTCGATGCAGACCACAACACAGTCAAAACAGCTTACATGATGACCATGAATAATGGTAAGGTTGTAGCAGCAGAAGTTGTAAAACCATAA
- a CDS encoding ATP-dependent Clp protease proteolytic subunit (hydrolyzes proteins to small peptides; with the ATPase subunits ClpA or ClpX, ClpP degrades specific substrates), protein MIPVVIEQTSRGERSYDIYSRLLKDRIIMLTGPVEDNMANSVIAQLLFLDAQDSTKDIYLYVNTPGGSVSAGLAIVDTMNFIKADVQTIVMGMAASMGTVIASSGAKGKRFMLPNAEYMIHQPMGGTGGGTQQTDMAIAAEHLLKTRNTLEKILAENSGQSIEKVHADAERDNWMSAQETLEYGFIDEIMANNSLN, encoded by the coding sequence ATGATTCCTGTAGTTATTGAACAAACAAGCCGTGGAGAACGTTCTTACGATATTTACTCACGTCTTCTCAAAGACCGCATCATTATGCTGACAGGTCCAGTTGAAGACAACATGGCTAACTCAGTTATTGCCCAGTTGCTTTTCTTGGATGCCCAAGATAGTACAAAAGATATTTACCTTTATGTCAATACACCAGGTGGTTCCGTTTCAGCTGGTTTGGCAATCGTTGATACCATGAACTTTATCAAGGCTGATGTCCAAACCATCGTTATGGGTATGGCCGCATCTATGGGGACGGTCATCGCATCAAGTGGAGCCAAAGGCAAACGTTTCATGCTTCCAAATGCTGAATACATGATCCACCAACCAATGGGTGGTACAGGTGGTGGTACCCAACAAACTGATATGGCTATCGCAGCAGAACACTTGCTTAAAACCCGTAATACCTTGGAAAAAATCTTGGCTGAAAATTCAGGTCAGTCAATCGAAAAAGTCCATGCAGATGCAGAACGTGATAACTGGATGAGCGCCCAAGAAACACTTGAATATGGCTTTATTGATGAAATCATGGCCAACAATTCATTGAACTAA
- a CDS encoding uracil phosphoribosyltransferase encodes MGKIEVINHPLIQHKLSILRRTDTSTKAFRELVDEIAMLMGYEVLRDLPLEDVEIETPITKTVQKQLAGKKLAIVPILRAGIGMVDGLLSLVPAAKVGHIGMYRDEETLQPVEYLVKLPEDIDQRQIFVVDPMLATGGSAILAVDSLKKRGASNIKFVCLVSAPEGVKALQEAHPDVEIFTAALDDHLNEHGYIVPGLGDAGDRLFGTK; translated from the coding sequence ATGGGAAAAATTGAAGTTATTAATCATCCACTGATTCAGCACAAATTGTCAATCTTGCGTCGTACAGATACTTCTACAAAAGCTTTCCGTGAGCTAGTAGATGAGATTGCAATGTTGATGGGGTATGAAGTACTTCGTGATCTTCCACTAGAAGATGTGGAAATCGAAACACCAATTACAAAAACAGTTCAAAAACAATTGGCAGGTAAGAAATTGGCCATCGTTCCAATCTTGCGCGCAGGTATCGGGATGGTTGATGGGCTCTTGAGCTTGGTTCCAGCCGCTAAAGTTGGGCATATCGGTATGTACCGTGATGAAGAAACACTTCAACCAGTTGAGTATTTGGTGAAATTGCCTGAAGATATTGACCAACGTCAAATTTTTGTAGTAGACCCAATGTTGGCAACAGGTGGCTCAGCAATCTTAGCTGTTGACTCCCTTAAAAAACGTGGCGCATCAAATATCAAATTTGTCTGCCTTGTATCTGCTCCAGAAGGTGTTAAAGCTCTTCAAGAAGCTCATCCAGATGTAGAAATCTTTACAGCAGCCTTGGATGACCACTTGAACGAACACGGTTATATCGTTCCAGGTCTTGGAGATGCTGGGGACCGCTTGTTCGGTACGAAATAA
- a CDS encoding deoxycytidylate deaminase, whose translation MTEKRLAWDEYFAAQALLIANRSTCKRAKVGAILVKDNKVISTGYNGSVSGTEHCIDHECLVIEGHCVRTLHAEVNAILQGAERGVPKGFTAYVTHFPCLNCTKQLLQVGCKRVVYINQYRMDDYAQYLYQEKGTELTHLPLETVQTALKEADLM comes from the coding sequence ATGACAGAAAAAAGACTAGCCTGGGATGAGTATTTTGCAGCCCAAGCCTTACTAATTGCCAATCGTTCCACTTGTAAACGTGCCAAAGTGGGTGCGATTCTGGTAAAGGATAATAAGGTGATTTCCACTGGTTACAATGGTTCGGTGTCAGGAACCGAGCATTGTATTGATCACGAATGTCTGGTTATTGAAGGCCACTGTGTTCGCACCCTTCACGCTGAGGTCAATGCTATCCTTCAAGGTGCTGAACGTGGTGTTCCTAAAGGTTTTACAGCCTATGTGACGCACTTTCCTTGTCTAAACTGTACCAAACAATTGCTTCAGGTCGGCTGCAAGCGCGTTGTTTATATTAACCAATATCGAATGGACGACTATGCCCAATACCTTTATCAAGAAAAAGGGACAGAATTGACCCATTTACCACTTGAGACAGTACAGACAGCTCTTAAAGAGGCAGATCTAATGTAA
- a CDS encoding TetR family transcriptional regulator — protein sequence MSERRISEKSLENLRKSNQESNLLTREAIETALLQLLEKKDLTKISISELVKRAGVSRAAFYRNYDSKEEILESVFKRSVHNIMEQLHHYDLKTDLYLVWVHLFREARKEARVIQLALDYHLEKIFVQAMQEFLEKYHGKSKGVSSYLHSFWSSAIVSVLLKWIKDGMKVPAEKIADLRLPFFKK from the coding sequence ATGTCTGAACGTAGAATCTCTGAAAAATCTCTTGAAAATCTCAGAAAATCAAACCAAGAATCCAATTTATTAACTAGAGAAGCCATCGAAACAGCCCTCTTACAACTCTTGGAAAAAAAGGACTTGACCAAGATTAGTATTTCTGAATTGGTCAAACGTGCAGGCGTTTCGCGTGCGGCCTTTTACCGTAATTATGATTCCAAAGAGGAAATTTTAGAGAGTGTCTTTAAACGGAGTGTCCATAATATTATGGAACAGCTGCATCATTATGATTTAAAGACAGACCTTTATCTGGTATGGGTTCACCTTTTCCGCGAGGCAAGAAAGGAAGCCAGAGTGATTCAATTGGCCTTGGATTACCATCTGGAAAAAATCTTTGTCCAAGCCATGCAGGAATTTTTGGAAAAATACCATGGAAAATCAAAAGGTGTCAGCTCTTATCTTCATTCCTTCTGGAGTTCAGCCATCGTCTCTGTCCTTCTAAAATGGATCAAGGATGGAATGAAGGTACCTGCTGAAAAGATTGCGGATTTACGATTACCATTTTTTAAAAAATAG